A genome region from Panicum virgatum strain AP13 chromosome 4K, P.virgatum_v5, whole genome shotgun sequence includes the following:
- the LOC120701969 gene encoding enhancer of mRNA-decapping protein 4-like yields the protein MAAPSGNPNPAPSAPFELSKLFRPPPNPNHPTTAPTPTGVFPGAPGPATGPPPTGPYSYPPATPPFHRGPYLHYPNDPHGFHHPAAAAFANANPTANPIPNPGPGPNPGERLMQLLGNTAPTHLESASSMPPSSEFSAAPAAALPASSSAPPARMPSSKMPRGRLLGPGDRVVHDVDSRLPGEAEPPQLEVTPITKYTSDPGLVLGRQIAVNRTYIVYGLKLGNIRVLNINTALRSLLRGHTQRVTDMAFFAEDVHRLASASVDGRVYVWKIDEGPGEENKSQISGKIETTIQIIGDAETYHPRICWHSHKQEILYVGIGNCILRIDITKVGRGRDFNTEEPLRCPLDKLFDGVSIVGKHGGDITDLSISQWMTTRLASASKDGTVKVWDDRRVAPLSVLKPHDGQAVYSVSFVTAPERPNHINLVTAGPLNREVKIWASTNEEGWLLPSDSETWKCTQTLELVSSLEHRSDDAFFNQVAVLPQDSLILIANAKKNAIYAVHVEYGQDPASTRLDYIADFTVTMPILSLTGTHDGEQVVQVYCVQTMAIQQYGLGLSLCLPPTADNTGSGRDPAISHLNERLPEMAALEPSTATTPVESSIAVSTKPSNDSQGTEADSPPHVPSAALTSKMNQAGSPVVLSRHPSVGDRDRDADQSPFGRKDSFGKEELRGVQSDGVVTSAEMVASGTSQNVEAEAKHVDARKSNHTVKLEAGKETHILPEKKERPVMPSEQTVDAVSERTITDKFSVEDSQPLPGRSVPTLGFYHYPSTTNEGKIIHPQVSGQLSPSTSTFNSADSSQEPHINENPPIDPSLQTAAIQGTLQQILLILSLQDVFRSSFESSVIPAFEQSCKKIFEQVDGSFQKGMSEHSAAIQQHVLTAHTPLAQTLREAINSASSMNQGATSELLDGQRKLLSLFASASPTSQSTGALQPSNGPVTNLPEVDAPLDPMKELGRLIAERKFDEAFTMALQRSDVSIVSWLCSQVDLQVLCGTVPIPLNQGVLLALFQQLACDIANDTSRKLQWMTNVAVAIQPTDPIIAMHVRPIFEQVYGVLAHQRSLPTTNASDATKISLIMHVITSVLMSHK from the exons ATGGCTGCTCCGTCGGGGAATCCTAACCCCGCCCCCAGCGCCCCCTTCGAGCTCAGCAAGCTCTTCCGGCCCCCGCCAAACCCTAACCACCCCACCACCGCCCCGACCCCCACCGGCGTCTTCCCGGGCGCGCCTGGCCCCGCTACCGGGCCACCGCCCACAGGGCCCTACTCCTACCCGCCGGCCACCCCGCCCTTCCACCGCGGCCCCTACCTCCACTATCCCAACGACCCCCACGGCTTCCaccaccccgccgcggccgccttcgCCAACGCTAACCCCACCGCAAACCCTATCCCGAACCCAGGCCCGGGCCCGAACCCGGGGGAGCGGCTCATGCAGCTTCTCGGCAACACCGCGCCCACCCACCTGGAGTCGGCGTCGTCCATGCCGCCCTCGTCAGAGTTCTCCGCGGCCCCTGCGGCGGCGCTTCCGGCGTCATCGTCCGCGCCACCGGCGAGGATGCCCAGCAGCAAGATGCCGCGCGGGAGGCTGCTGGGGCCCGGGGACCGAGTGGTGCACGACGTGGACTCGCGGTTGCCAGGGGAGGCAGAGCCGCCACAGCTGGAGGTGACGCCCATAACCAAGTACACCTCGGACCCCGGGCTGGTCCTCGGCAGGCAGATCGCCGTGAACAGGACGTACATCGTGTACGGTCTTAAGCTAGGCAACATCCGTGTGCTCAACATTAACACTGCACTCCGCTCCCTCCTTCGGGGGCACACACAG AGGGTGACGGACATGGCCTTTTTTGCAGAAGATGTCCATCGTCTAGCAAG TGCAAGTGTAGATGGGCGGGTATATGTTTGGAAGATTGATGAGGGACCTGGTGAGGAAAATAAATCTCAAATTTCAGGAAAGATTGAAACCACCATCCAGATTATAGGAGATGCTGAAACCTATCATCCGAGAATATGTTGGCACTCTCATAAGCAA gaGATTCTGTATGTTGGAATTGGGAATTGCATCTTAAGAATAGACATAACAAAAGTGGGAAGAGGAAGAGACTTCAATACGGAAGAGCCTCTAAGATGCCCACTTGACAAGCTCTTTGATGGTGTGAGCATAGTTGGTAAACATGGTGGAGACATTACTGATCTCTCCATATCTCAATGGATGACTACACGTCTGGCTTCAGCATCAAAAGATGGCACG GTAAAGGTCTGGGATGATCGCAGGGTAGCCCCTCTGTCTGTGCTGAAACCACATGATGGTCAAGCTGTTTACTCAGTTTCTTTTGTTACAGCACCTGAACGACCAAATCATATAAATCTTGTTACAGCA GGCCCACTCAACCGAGAAGTAAAAATTTGGGCCTCCACTAATGAAGAAGGCTGGTTGTTGCCAAGTGACTCGGAAACATGGAAATGCACTCAAACGTTGGAACTTGTAAGTTCTCTGGAACATAGGTCTGATGACGCATTTTTCAACCAAGTTGCAGTGTTGCCACAGGATAGCCTTATATTGATTGCAAATGCCAAAAAGAATGCTATTTATGCTGTGCATGTTGAGTATGGTCAAGATCCCGCCTCAACTCGGTTGGACTACATAGCAGATTTTACTGTTACTATGCCCATTTTGAGTCTCACGGGAACTCATGATGGTGAACAAGTTGTTCAAGTTTATTGTGTCCAGACAATGGCTATCCAGCAGTATGGGTTGGGGTTATCGCTCTGTCTTCCTCCTACAGCTGATAACACTGGATCTGGAAGAGACCCAGCTATTTCTCATTTAAACGAGAGGCTTCCAGAAATGGCAGCACTGGAGCCTTCCACAGCAACTACTCCCGTTGAATCTTCTATTGCTGTTTCAACTAAGCCATCAAATGACAGTCAGGGCACAG AAGCTGATTCTCCTCCCCATGTTCCATCTGCAGCTCTTACATCAAAGATGAATCAGGCTGGATCTCCAGTTGTCTTAAGTAGACATCCTTCAGTGGGTGATCGCGATCGTGATGCGGACCAATCACCTTTTGGGAGAAAGGATAGCTTCGGAAAGGAAGAGCTGAGAGGCGTCCAGAGTGATG GTGTGGTCACTTCTGCAGAAATGGTTGCAAGTGGCACCTCACAGAATGTGGAAGCAGAGGCAAAACATGTAGATGCGAGAAAATCAAATCATACTGTTAAACTTGAGGCTGGTAAGGAGACCCATATTCTTCCTGAGAAAAAAGAGAGACCTGTCATGCCTTCAGAGCAAACTGTAGATGCTGTCAGTGAACGCACAATAACTGACAAGTTCAGTGTAGAAGATTCACAGCCTCTGCCTGGTAGATCAGTACCAACTCTT GGATTTTACCATTACCCCTCAACTACCAATGAGGGGAAAATCATACATCCTCAAGTATCTGGGCAACTATCTCCTTCTACAAGCACATTCAACTCTGCTGATTCCTCGCAAGAACCTCATATCAATGAGAACCCTCCTATTGATCCCTCCCTGCAAACTGCAGCTATTCAAGGAACACTGCAACAG ATCCTTTTGATTTTATCCCTGCAGGATGTGTTCCGCTCTAGCTTTGAGTCGTCAGTTATTCCAGCGTTTGAACAATCATGCAAGAAAATATTTGAGCAAGTAGATGGTTCATTTCAGAAAGGCATGTCCGAGCACAGTGCTGCTATCCAGCAGCACGTCCTGACAGCACATACTCCATTAGCACAAACTCTAAGG GAAGCAATCAATTCAGCATCGTCAATGAACCAGGGTGCTACATCAGAATTACTTGATGGCCAGCGCAAGCTTTTGTCACTATTTGCATCAGCGAGCCCAACATCACAGAGCACAGGTGCTTTGCAGCCCAGTAACGGACCAGTGACGAATCTCCCTGAG GTTGATGCTCCATTGGATCCTATGAAAGAACTAGGTCGACTGATTGCGGAGCGGAAATTTGATGAGGCATTTACAATGGCTCTTCAAAGAAGCGATGTCTCTATAgtttcttggttgtgttctCAG GTTGATTTGCAAGTATTGTGTGGGACAGTACCCATCCCTCTGAACCAAGGGGTTCTCCTAGCCCTTTTCCAGCAGCTAGCGTGTGACATTGCCAACGACACGTCCCGGAAGCTTCAATGGATGACAAATGTTGCTGTGGCAATACAACCAACAGATCCGATAATCGCTATGCATGTAAGGCCAATATTCGAACAAGTCTATGGTGTCCTGGCACACCAGCGGTCGCTGCCAACAACCAATGCATCTGATGCAACAAAAATCAGCTTAATCATGCATGTGATCACCTCAGTGCTGATGAGCCACAAGTGA